One Helianthus annuus cultivar XRQ/B chromosome 7, HanXRQr2.0-SUNRISE, whole genome shotgun sequence genomic region harbors:
- the LOC110866646 gene encoding uncharacterized protein LOC110866646, with protein sequence MSRLVPYLVTPEPKRITRFIGGLAPEIKGNVTASRPTTYRSVVDLSLSLTLDAIRNKSVKTSGEGKRKGEEENSHRSNKKKKGNSEHRKDSEFKKNSSQFNSRPKCSNCRKRHSGKCTIDPHAKLCGICKTKGHKTLECKELKNATCYNCNEEGHVKTNCPKLAKKPEDAKKINARVFQMNAQEIVQNDNDITGTLLINKV encoded by the coding sequence atgtcccgcctagttccCTATTTAGTCACCCCCGAACCTAAACGCATAACGCGTTTtattggaggcctagcaccagaAATTAAGGGAAATGTTACGGCATCTAGGCCTACCACATATAGGTCCGTggtggacttatccttatctctcacTTTAGATGCAATCAGGAATAAGTCTGTTAAGACTTCTGGCGAGGGAAAAAGGAAAGGAGAAGAGGAAAACTCTCATCGAtctaacaagaagaagaagggaaATTCTGAACACAGGAAGGATTCCGAGTTCAAGAAAAACTCAAGTCAGTTTAATAGCAGACCCAAATGCAGTAACTGTAGAAAGCGTCATTCTGGAAAATGTACGATTGACCCACATGCTAaactatgtgggatttgcaagacCAAGGGTCACAAGACGTTAGAATGCAAGGAGTTGAAGAACgcgacttgttacaactgtaacgaggaagGGCACGTCAAAAccaattgcccaaagcttgcaaaGAAGCCTGAAGATGCCAAGAAAATAAACGCGCGAGTCTTCCAGATGAACGCCCAGGAGATAGTGCAGAATGATAACGATATAACAGGTACCCTTCTTATCAATAAGGTTTAG